One stretch of Raphanus sativus cultivar WK10039 unplaced genomic scaffold, ASM80110v3 Scaffold0041, whole genome shotgun sequence DNA includes these proteins:
- the LOC108819845 gene encoding uncharacterized protein At4g04775-like — protein MSTSSSMSSRSAARRTVHGVPIKCWCGKGLVVWASETKENPFRRFYRCEVALQRKTESHLFKWEDEAILDEVRMLDAKIMDLVHDIQTLSKTVSEQIDLHKAECVFKVDEHIKQMKQEIRQATRQMKEEVEAIVSSNTVVKPLADSGTTHNFLAAVAIVGAITCLYWKFL, from the exons ATGAGCACCTCTTCATCTATGTCTTCCCGATCGGCGGCACGGAGGACAGTCCACGGCGTTCCCATTAAATGTTGGTGTGGCAAAGGACTCGTTGTCTGGGCTTCAGAAACCAAAGAGAACCCATTCCGCCGATTCTACCGCTGCGAAGTAGCACTTCAG AGGAAAACAGAGTCACATCTCTTCAAATGGGAAGACGAAGCCATTTTAGACGAAGTTAGGATGTTGGATGCGAAAATCATGGATCTCGTACACGACATTCAGACATTAAGCAAAACCGTCTCTGAACAGATAGATCTACACAAGGCTGAGTGTGTGTTCAAGGTGGATGAACACATCAAGCAGATGAAGCAAGAGATTCGTCAAGCCACAAGACAGATGAAAGAAGAGGTTGAGGCTATCGTGTCTTCAAACACGGTGGTAAAACCGCTTGCCGACAGTGGCACCACCCACAACTTTCTTGCTGCTGTGGCAATCGTTGGAGCAATCACATGCTTATATTGGAAGTtcctttaa